In the genome of Cydia strobilella chromosome Z, ilCydStro3.1, whole genome shotgun sequence, one region contains:
- the LOC134755225 gene encoding uncharacterized protein LOC134755225, whose product MALLYILLAVASSALAQSNYDQQANSILYQGEGLPEQTVLDGKVTKLDDLSPVIFLNRTKAALNCAAGSMQIELKFNEKFYGIAYADFDRHSACQVVGKGATSYKLELPLKGCGTRQDPLRVFTNNIVVRFHPGLEMDGDEVITIVCRYPPPIVPPPPISEPRINVPEKPLPAAAPLAGTHILMIICAILFLTLLLLGLGVSYLCLRRRALPAPRRLIDDSSASIISRESIQEVKIPRAHPVYPLAAEAESASVASDTIPSDYPSETPSEAEHAHTNQAFMIDEYHSEGYGETHETITSNGRLHAAPAFDVRVRVQRPPAPPSPPSTLTPTETDGGSIRQTMILEEHERQESLRTVSPVALPLPARQAHLPPPARPPRPAQLYSQVSRDRQEWARRPRSIVSLNTEMTDTHSVTEVTDRSHARMFHIKKPPPPPPVMSERLETEEHEVLMESLEPIPETPILPARKPEITSHVVDDVFLRTITEKKTIEDIERHKRLVTEYKQVPPPPPQFDVTIRNHTLPEAQWENFSDISSASGMTLTPKMERVPLSLPPQKYIGKGGPELFSPELIKQSQYQPSNLPLLPELPPARNPLYRDDDEDVPEPVPAPPVPQNWSVLTRVLSTEAQDEVLQESERVHRLTREERLRWRELITHESTLRRELARSSTREEFTRVAHDHRFAPLYTPHKWEVIIRILAPPPEKPKNRYRKKSEWDSRSRRSSLPTLYEYDSDATSLREPGRSRRSSYRSDHVDMRSMSEMMVDYAREEADSHSEVSAGTQLGRYYDDDSDSEHPFHQNQPWSRHSLHRSVSQPSLARSATEVVEQWTAPEGDVTPKPGRRVRGPQGLTTFTSSEVRTFQASREWRE is encoded by the exons ATGGCGCTGCTGTACATTCTTCTCGCCGTGGCTTCTTCGGCGCTGGCGCAGTCCAACTACGACCAGCAGGCCAACAGCATCCTCTACCAGGGCGAGGGGCTACCTGAGCAAACTGTGTTGGACGGCAAG GTCACAAAGCTGGATGATTTGAGCCCCGTCATCTTTTTGAACCGGACGAAGGCGGCTCTGAACTGCGCTGCCGGATCAATGCAG ATCGAGCTAAAATTCAACGAGAAATTCTACGGCATCGCGTACGCGGACTTCGACCGTCACTCAGCTTGCCAGGTGGTCGGCAAGGGCGCGACCTCGTACAAGTTAGAGCTGCCACTGAAGGGATGTGGGACCAGACAG GATCCTCTCCGCGTATTCACCAACAACATCGTGGTCCGCTTCCATCCTGGCCTTGAGATGGACGGAGACGAAGTCATTACCATCGTCTGCAGATATCCACCGCCGATTGTCCCGCCGCCGCCGATCTCCGAACCTCGTATCAATGT ACCTGAAAAGCCACTGCCAGCCGCGGCGCCGCTCGCCGGCACCCACATCCTCATGATCATCTGCGCCATCTTGTTCCTAACCCTTCTGCTGCTGGGTCTGGGCGTGTCCTACCTGTGTTTGAGGAGGCGCGCGCTTCCCGCCCCGAGGAGGTTGATCGATGACTCTTCTGCTTCTATAATTAGCAGAGAAAGTATACAAG AAGTGAAAATCCCCCGCGCCCACCCCGTCTACCCGCTCGCTGCGGAGGCCGAAAGCGCCAGCGTGGCCTCGGACACGATACCGTCTGACTACCCGTCGGAGACCCCGAGCGAGGCCGAACACGCGCACACCAACCAGGCGTTTATGATTGACGAGTACCATAGCGAAG gtTACGGCGAAACGCACGAAACGATCACATCTAACGGGCGCTTGCACGCAGCGCCGGCGTTcgacgtgcgcgtgcgcgtgcagCGTCCCCCGGCACCACCGTCTCCACCGTCGACTCTGACGCCCACGGAGACCGACGGCGGCAGCATCAG GCAAACCATGATACTAGAAGAGCATGAACGCCAAGAGTCCCTCCGCACGGTGTCGCCTGTAGCGCTACCATTGCCTGCGCGTCAAGCTCACCTGCCGCCCCCCGCGCGCCCACCCCGCCCCGCGCAGCTCTACTCGCAGGTCAGCAGGGACCGACAG GAATGGGCACGGCGGCCGCGctccatcgtctccctcaacacGGAGATGACGGACACACACTCAGTGACAGAGGTCACTGACCGGTCGCATGCGAGGATGTTCCATATCAAG AAaccgccgccaccgccaccaGTGATGAGCGAGCGTCTGGAGACAGAGGAGCATGAGGTCCTGATGGAGAGCCTCGAACCCATTCCTGAGACGCCTATCCTTCCAGCCAG GAAACCGGAGATCACGTCGCACGTGGTCGACGACGTGTTCCTGCGCACAATCACGGAGAAGAAGACAATTGAGGACATAGAGCGGCACAAGAGGCTGGTCACTGAATACAAACAG GTGCCCCCGCCGCCCCCGCAGTTTGACGTCACGATCCGCAATCACACGCTACCGGAAGCGCAATGGGAGAACTTCTCCGACATCAGCAGCGCCTCGGGCATGACGCTCACGCCGAAGATGGAACGCGTGCCTTTGTCGTTACCACCACagaaatatatag GCAAAGGCGGGCCTGAACTCTTCTCCCCCGAACTCATCAAGCAATCCCAGTACCAGCCCTCCAACCTGCCGCTGCTGCCCGAGCTACCGCCAGCCCGCAACCCGCTGTAtcgtgatgatgatgaagatgtACCGGAGCCAGTGCCAGCACCCCCTGTTCCTCAGAACTGGAGCGTGCTGACTAGGGTGCTTAGCACTGAGGCGCAAGACGAG GTCCTACaagagtctgagcgcgtgcacCGCCTCACTCGCGAGGAACGCCTCCGCTGGCGCGAGCTCATCACTCACGAGTCAACACTTCGTCGCGAGCTGGCTCGCTCCTCCACTCGTGAGGAGTTCACCAGAGTGGCTCACGACCATCGCTTCGCACCGCTCTACACCCCGCACAAGTGGGAGGTCATCATACGAATTCTGGCGCCTCCTCCAGAAAAACCCAAG AACCGCTACCGCAAGAAGAGCGAATGGGACTCCCGTTCGCGCCGCAGCTCCCTGCCTACCCTCTACGAGTACGATAGCGACGCCACCTCCCTCCGCGAGCCGGGCCGCTCCCGGCGCTCCTCCTACCGCAGCGACCACGTCGACATGAG GTCTATGTCGGAGATGATGGTCGACTATGCACGGGAGGAAGCTGACAGCCATTCCGAGGTATCTGCCGGCACACAGCTGGGCCGGTACTATGACGATGACAGCGATTCCGAACACCCCTTCCATCAGAACCA gCCCTGGTCTCGTCACTCGCTTCATCGATCCGTGAGTCAGCCTTCTCTCGCCCGCTCGGCGACGGAGGTGGTGGAACAGTGGACAGCCCCGGAAGGCGACGTCACGCCCAAACCAGGCCGTCGCGTTAGAG GTCCTCAAGGCTTGACAACATTTACTTCATCCGAAGTTCGCACGTTCCAAGCCTCCAGGGAATGGCGAGAGTAA